The following nucleotide sequence is from Sparus aurata chromosome 22, fSpaAur1.1, whole genome shotgun sequence.
GGACACAATGCATTTGGATGCAAAGCCGGCATACTCAACAGTCTTTAAGAACGTGTCGTCTACAAGGTGAAGGTACGTTGTTTTCGGCAAAAAAGGCAGAGGGTTGAATGCCAAGAAGTTCTTCAACAGAGATTTCTTTTGTATCCTGAAAGCCCATTTTTAAATGGGATTAAAGCTCTGCATATTTACCCTTGAACCAGTGACACCCCGTGATACAAAGCTCGCTTCCACATGTAGTACGTCGAGCGCGGGGTGTAGGGGAAGTAGGACCGGAATTCTTTGAACGTAGGGAAGGATTTCTCCTCGAAGCGTCGCTGCAGGAACAGCTTGGCTTTGGCCTTGAAGTTGGCAAGGGCGACAACATCCATCGCAAACATCTGCTCATCTATGGGTGTCATTCCGTGAAGGGTGTGCTTTGAATGTGGGGCATCAAAGGGGGGCATGGAGGAACTTTGTAAGTATTTAGGACTCTCAGCAAATGGAAGCCCATGCTGACTATCCACCCTTCTCTCCGTAGCGTTGTTTTCTGTCGCAGTGTTCTCAAGACGTTCAGGAAGGTGGATCTCTGAGTCTTGTGTGACCATCTTCTTCTTGCCCTTCTGCCCACTACGCCACAGCCAGTAGAAACAGGGGGACATGGATGGGAACTTGAGCTTGAACTTTGTGAGGGACCATTTGGACTTCTGGACATGCAGTTTTGCAGCATCTCGGAGCTGCTTTTTACTCATGTATGCCAGCCTGAAACTTCTATGCTTCCTCCTGCAGACCCTCATTCTGGTAAAGACCGGCTGGTTGCCGTTAGGCAGGACTGGCGACAGACTTTTTGGACTTTGGCTCTTGTCTGCATCGGAGCTGTCCTCGCTGCTGCCGACACTGCCCTTGTAGCCTCTGTTGAACAGCATGGCTTCTCTCCTCCAGTTGTAGTAGGTGGATCTTGAGATCCCCGGGAAACTTCTTTTGAAGACCCTGAAGGGGAGCGAGGCATTCATGGCGATGCAATTCTGCAGGCAGCGCTTAGCTTCCTGCATATTAGCTACACTCTGGGCACGCTCCAGATCCAGCTTGCCGACGCTGAGGCCAAACATACTGGCCACGCTGTCGTGGTGGTCTGGCTCGTCCTGCTTTGCTTCCGGTGAAGACCAGGCCTCCTGCTCTGTGCTCTCTCCAGGACTGATCTCTCCGGTGGATGATGAGGTGGAGAAGTTCCCTCCGGTTTTTAGGAGGTCGTGCTTCCAGTTGTAGTAAGATGACCTTGAGATCTCTGGGAAAAACTCTTTGAACTGGTGCAGAGGGATGAGCTTACCCTCCAAGTAGCAGGCCTGCAAGAAGTACTTTGCTTCGTACCTGGCAGCAGACTTTTTGCAGTGCTCCTGCGTCTGCCTCTTCCAGCGGTAGAAGGTCCTCTTGGTGATGTTGTACTTGTCCTTCAAATTCGGGTATGACAGCTGCGAATCCGGGTTCAAGAGCTCCTCCCCGTCGATCGGAGATTCTCTCTGCTCGCTATTAGGGCTTCCAAACGTGAGGTCATTGGTCTGGACTAGTGCCACAAAATAATTTGGCCTGAACAACGACTCAGACTGCAGCTGGCCAGACCACATGACATGAAGGGTCAGCGGGTCAGAGTCATTAGGCCAGGTCCTTGGGCGTATGACACGGTTGAAATAGGGTCGGATCTTGAAGTTGAACATGGGGTAGATGGAGTagatgttaaactgcagcacagATGACAGGGCGTACACGTGCCACATGTTGGCGTAGGAGCCGGGGAAGCAGGACGCTTTGACATCTGCATCAAAGATGGCCTCCAAGACTGTCACAGGCAGGTTGAGCATGTCCTCAGACTCTTCGGCACAGAGACTGAAGCGAACGGCCTGGAGCATCATTTTTGAATCAATCATCCCAGACAGGTAGTATCTCTTCCACAGCACCATTTCCACCACTGTCCGTACCTGCAGGGGACCAAACAATGCAGTTAATATTACCATCATAAAGTACTgttttaaagggtaattccatcaattttaacacatttaagcATCTGTGCAGAGAAAGTAGCACAGAGCCTTTTGTTGTGCCGGAGGAAGCTGCACATAATCTGATATTGTGCCTCCAGTGGCTAAATttcattgtgggtaatgtagtgcAACAATATACATTTAGATAATAGAAAGCAAGATATAAACAATGACCGCTCACCTGTAGCTCCAAGCTAAGATCAGTGTTGCCCACCAACAGCATGCTCACTGCATCAAACAACAGGTTGCCCTCTCCTTTGCAGTTTAGAGGCAGGAGGCCCATGGGTGCGTCGGCCGGGTACAGACCGCGGGCCTCATCGTCAACGCCCGCCCACTCAGGGAATTCCTGGCAGGGGGTCCCGGGCAGCTGGAAGGGAGCGAGGACCTGCTCCACCTCCAGGGCCGCTCTGGTCAGAGCGTCTAGGCCTGAGCTCTCCGTGGCCTCCTGGAGCTCCCCCAGTACAGACAGCACGACCTCCTTCCTCTGAATCATACCTGGTCTGATGAGagctggagggagggagggaggagggaggagacgagGAATGATTGTGATGGTGATGAGTAAAAACAGATGGTTCTGTGAATCTCTCAAGTTAGATGTTTACATCAGGCCTTTTACTATCAGTAGACTGGATTATGTAGATTCCTGTGGTTTGTCCGCTAGAGAAAATAACAACAGCTGCAGCTTTGAAGGTGCATTATGAAGTTTTGGGGAAACTTTAAATCGGAAGAGAAAAAAGTCGACATCGACTGATATTTCTTCTAATGCATAAACAAACTAGATAAGCAAACcctatttgttttcatgactgagtaaacaaacaaaccttaaaaggacaacacagttccatgctgttttactttgtttatatttggcggaccctgccacctttctagcttcaaacagtgttctatggaccttattttccttttcaaacagcttgtttatccagttATGCAAAAGGTAAGTGTGTCTGAGTCTGTATTAGTGCTTCATTAAAGTTTGAGTTTCTCCTCCAAAAACtccatagtgcccctttaattaaaCGCTGCTGGTGCATTTAGAATGAAACAAACGCGTCTCGCTAATTTATTGCACTGGATTCATTCCTGCATGCTGAATAATTAAAGTGATATATGAGGTACTTAAATGCAAGTTTAACTGTTCAGCAACACCGCAGCTGTGTTTCCTCCGCTTAAAGGTTTATCTTGTCTTTTATGTTAGgcctgaaaataaatcacatccAAGCAGATGTCAGTAAAAATCGATGATAGTGTGTTTTATcggcttttttttctgaaaaaggaGCCAGTGTGAATTGTTAAAACAAAGCTAATTCAACTTCAAAGTCATTACCTGAAACTGCGTGGCCTACTTCTGTGCTGCGCCCTGATTGTGCGTCTGAGGCTCGCCGTGCGTAATTTCAAACACTTCACTGAACTTGCGACGTTTGTACCACTTGAGGGTTTTTAAGTTGGTATCACTTGAACGCAACAAGACGACTGCTCGTTTGGGCGCAatgcagagaaaacaacaacagaggaaaaacaatCGTGCTCCTACCTGAACGTCCACAGACTGAAAGAAAGTGGCTTGTTTGCAGCGGGCGGCTTCTCAGCTGGTAAGTGTTgatctctctcgctctctgggAGTTTTAGTCCATTGTGCGCGTCCAGCCCCGGTGTGTGTCCTGTCCTCCTCCGGTGAGCCGCGCAGGGAGATGTTCGGGAGTGATAAGCAGCACCTCCCTCCAGGAAATTGTCAATCGTCGATTCGCTTTTTTTGTCCCTGTCGTCAAgaaacacctcctcctccctcctcctcctcctcctcctccagtagACTCCAGCCAGGGTCAATTTCAATGTGAAGTGTTAACAAAAGCCAACGTGTCATCAGGGGCCCACAGAGGCAGCCTGTAGGTTTAACAGGTATCGGTGCTTTAAGCTTTTATCAACATGttggtttttctgtttttttttctgcttttcctttTGTCAAAGCCCTCTCCAGATGTCCACAGGTCACTTCCAAGGTTATTTGTCAAGTGCTTTCAAGAGCAATCTTATTTTTTCACGTATTCGCTCTCATTTGGTTGCGCAAAATGATACTGTGCctatattttttaattgtaatgCTGGCTAACCTCGATGAAATCCCTCCTTAATGGGGAGAATATAGTGTGAGAGGCGTCTGGAGCAATGAACTTGCACTACggttttgtattttctgtccTCAGTCGGCCACTTTCCCCTTCAGGTTTTTGTGGATTAGATGTGCAGACAGGGTGTGGACTttatgagaggagagaggggctCCTGAGCTCCATGTCTGCTCATTCCTCCACTGTATCACTTTTAACACCTCCCTCTCCTGCCTTTTGCAGGATTTCAGTCATCAAGGCCTTTTGTtccacacacgcacaacaaTCCCCGGCCACTGTCCCCCAACCCCCACGCCGCCTCGCCTCTATTACTGTATACCCtgagcacactcacacaccaggGGGAGAGCAGCATTTGGCCCCCGCTGATCCGTCCACTCCGAGCACTGCCTGGCAGACGAGCTGGTGCCTGAGTTCACCGGGGTTCAAGGCTTTGACCTGGAGCTTATCAGTgtgattagtgtgtgtgtgtgtgtgtgtggtggtggggggtTTAACAGAAGAATGGGCACAATTCCAGCACACCACTGGTTTGTATTTCTGACGTTGCAAGCTCAGATAATGTAGACACCCACTTGTTAAGAGGTATGGTAACACGTGTGTGAGCACAGAGCTCTCCCTCCTAATGAAGAGCTTCCTTCACTTGCCGCCTCTCAGCCCAGAAAATCTCTCAGAAGTCACTTGAAAGTCTGTTGAAACGCGAGCGGCAAGGTCGCCTCTGACTCGGTGTAAAACTCCGAATGATGAAACGGGTTATCGGGAAACGGTCGGAAGGAAAGTGTCTGAGGAGTGGAGTGTGAGAGGGGTCACACCATCAGCACgcttttcattttaaaggagcGATATGTAGTTCTTAGGAAAggcattttaatcagaggagaaagatcttgtctttgtttgactgactgaataaacaaactgaccttaaaggacaacacattttcatactgttttactttgtttacacgTGGCGGaacctgccaccttcctagcttcaGGCGgtgttctgaggaccttattttctccgagaacagcttctttattcagttatgaaaaagattaatatgtctgagtttgtattttcaCCATCGATGGACGGTCAGGTGAAGCTTTGTagccaacaacaaaacatttttgggagtttcacagcaaaacagtgttgcagcattctgttAAACACTCTcggatttgttttaaaatgtaagagaaaagttttttaaataaaaaaaaatggtttcataCAGCTCATACAGCGTAGTCCAAGTCTCCAGgctcatgcacccacttcagacgttAGGGCTACAAGCTAGCCATTTCAGCTTAGTAGCTACAGTGATTAAGACTTAAAAAGGGgtttaaatcaatttgggatctcaggtcTTCCGTAGACTCACCGGATGAGCTATGGAGCAATTTTATGTCCATGTTTAGTCCCCAGTTactttcagttgtttaggagaatgctgcgacactgtttttctgtaaagcctcagaaatgttttcccctgactttccatcagcattgtgggtgagcagataatgactccattttcattttggggtgaacttatcctttaaggaGGCCTGAGCTCCAGTAGCAGTCTtttgtttaattcattattaaacCAGACACGTTTCAATCCAACGTCATTACACTGATTTTATAGACTGGCTTCACTGCTTCAATATGTAATAGTGTCCAGATATACTGAATATGCCACATGAGTGTGAGTTCAGGGAGAGTTTCTGTACTTTGATACCTGTACAGTGTTTTAAATCTTACTCATGGCTGCTTCTCTCTTACATTCACTCCTTGCCTTCATCTTCTTCTCACTGTAATGCTGCAAACAAATTGGAGGAAAAATCTGTCTACTTTCCTCCTttgcatgtttttgaaaatataaaatcaaGAAATTAACACATCCTCGATCGTGTTAGCATTTTTGCCTCAATTTGATGCGATACGCATCGGGCGACTGGGACCTCTGCCAGTACAGCTGCTCGACTTTATTCATCTCCCCCTTTCTTGTGTCTGCACACCATCTCTTCAACCCCCTCAGACTCTCGGCTGTAGCCAATCACACACCTTAGGTGTGTAGATTAGCTGTGCTGCGCTGCACTGTGAACACAGTAGTGGGCTGGCTGcaacatttaaaatgcaaatagaGCAACGCTGGGACCGGCTCCGGCAGTCTCTCACCTGCTGTGACTGAGTGTGTCTgcctgtatgtatgtgtgtgtgtgtgtgtgtgtgtgtgtgtgtgtctgcaggtgtgactgtgtgtgtacCGACAGAGCTGGAGACTGACGACGGCTCCAAACAGAGTTTAACTCAGCATGTTTATGAAGGCGAAACGGCAGAAACGTAATGATCGAGtttgtcatgttttgatttattgtaGACCTGAGCaaagttttgaaaagaaaagaaacaacgtCAATGACAATGGATGCTGATTTCAGTTCACAGGCTACATAGAGAGTCAAGAAATACGTACAGGTCAACTATAAGTAACGTGTGCTGAGGTAGACATCAAGTAACATTCATCCAAAGTCAAAATGCAAAGTGGCTGAGTCAAGGGGCAAAAGACCTGAGGTTCAAGCTGTGCAGAGAGTTACAATTTAGGGGATTTAATTTGGAGCAAATCACAGTAATTTACACGGCAGTGACACAGTCAGAgctcaaaaacaaagaaaagttaCACTCTGATTGAGAATGTGCACAGCAGACTATCTGTACCGGACGCAGGCGTAGTCAGTGCTCTCGCTCTCGCGGGTCCACACACAGCCAGAGGCGACGGGGAGGATAACGTCAGCGTAGATCACATCGTCTGCGCTCGTCACCTgcaggcaaaaacaaaaacacacattcgaCGTTAACTTTCAAAGCGGCCGAAAGCACGAAAAGTTCTCCCCGTGTGTGTTCTTGCATAAGAATCGACTCACGTTGATGGTGCTGGTCGTGTTATTAGACTCATCAGGCAGCTGGTTTCCTAGAATAAAATATACAAGTGCACACGTTCATAATTTACAACAAACTGTGCTGGAGCAGTGGAGGCTCAACTTGTAGGATATTAGCACATCTCCCCCATGATTGCCCCAAAGACCACACAGTGCACACAGTGGTGCAATGTGACCGGTGGTCATGTGGACACACGCTTGGAGGTGCGTGTTTGGTTTGGTGTGTGGTTAACAGGTATGTGACAATTTTGCATTGTCTAGTGATTTCCACAGACCATTTTCTTTAGGTTCAGGATGTTTAGGAGGACTCACTTGTTCTCCTTTTGTTCACAACAAACACTGCAACCAGCGCAGTCACAACCACACATCCCACCACCCCCACAGCAGCGCCGGTCAGGTCCTGGCTGTCACCTGAAAACCCAAATGGACGTCATCGTTTAACATAATAATGACGGAACATCGAACCATATCTGACCTTTTAAGGATGAGTCTGAGAGTTAAGACGAGAAGATTGACAACAGTCTGCACTAAGCTACAGCCACcggccagttagcttagcttagctaactgtaaacaaggggaaacagccAGCTTGATTAAAGCAAAATCACCGAAAGCTCACATGATGACATgtaatatttaatttgtttaaatttTCTTAGCTGGAAGCAGTGACTTcctgctaagctaagctaagctaagcgtGTCTTGTCTCCAGCCTCATGTTACATGAGATAGTGCTGGCAATCCTCTCATTGAACTCTCTGCATttaccaaaatgtcaaactattcctttgatatttaaattcaaatgaaaCCAGTGCcgctcagtgtttgttttttttaaatcagggcCGCCCAAATCGAGGCCTGTGGCCCCAAATCTGAATTTTATAATTTTTATAAACTAAGCATGGTGGGCATCGTGACACAGGAAGTCTGCCACTGAGGGAAGTCGGGGTCCTGGTGCCATTttccatcaaaacaaaacaaaacaatacaatagaTGTTTGTTTTCGGCCCGTGGTCCACCGTGACATTCATGACCATCCGAGGGAAAACTTTTTGGCATCCCTTTTTAAGTGGTTACCCGACATGCAGATCACACAGTGCTTTTCACTGTAATATAGGTAAGCGACATCCTGgatgtaaattaaaaaagaatCACAGCATTACTTTAATTTCAGCCTTTTTGCTGTCATGGTAGTATCACTGGTTTACATACCTTGAT
It contains:
- the vrtn gene encoding vertnin; protein product: MIQRKEVVLSVLGELQEATESSGLDALTRAALEVEQVLAPFQLPGTPCQEFPEWAGVDDEARGLYPADAPMGLLPLNCKGEGNLLFDAVSMLLVGNTDLSLELQVRTVVEMVLWKRYYLSGMIDSKMMLQAVRFSLCAEESEDMLNLPVTVLEAIFDADVKASCFPGSYANMWHVYALSSVLQFNIYSIYPMFNFKIRPYFNRVIRPRTWPNDSDPLTLHVMWSGQLQSESLFRPNYFVALVQTNDLTFGSPNSEQRESPIDGEELLNPDSQLSYPNLKDKYNITKRTFYRWKRQTQEHCKKSAARYEAKYFLQACYLEGKLIPLHQFKEFFPEISRSSYYNWKHDLLKTGGNFSTSSSTGEISPGESTEQEAWSSPEAKQDEPDHHDSVASMFGLSVGKLDLERAQSVANMQEAKRCLQNCIAMNASLPFRVFKRSFPGISRSTYYNWRREAMLFNRGYKGSVGSSEDSSDADKSQSPKSLSPVLPNGNQPVFTRMRVCRRKHRSFRLAYMSKKQLRDAAKLHVQKSKWSLTKFKLKFPSMSPCFYWLWRSGQKGKKKMVTQDSEIHLPERLENTATENNATERRVDSQHGLPFAESPKYLQSSSMPPFDAPHSKHTLHGMTPIDEQMFAMDVVALANFKAKAKLFLQRRFEEKSFPTFKEFRSYFPYTPRSTYYMWKRALYHGVSLVQG